The following coding sequences are from one Virgibacillus necropolis window:
- a CDS encoding peroxiredoxin family protein, translating to MLLQKIQEVKLSDLNGNKVSISDYRGKNTLIFMWASW from the coding sequence ATGCTATTACAAAAAATCCAGGAAGTTAAACTTTCAGATTTAAACGGCAATAAAGTATCCATCAGTGACTACCGTGGGAAAAACACGTTAATTTTTATGTGGGCTTCGTGGTGA
- the phnD gene encoding phosphate/phosphite/phosphonate ABC transporter substrate-binding protein, producing MKKWFLLFFVIALTLTLAACGNSGEDTGKESAETSEEKPFTIGVIPAQTEGAIDKAMKKLQTILSEELDRDVSVEVYPDYNGVVEAMNYDKIDMAYFGPLTYVVAHEKSGAQAIITQLIDGEPFYHSYIITHADNPWTSLEDLLKKPEKINFAFGDPSSTSGSLIPGIELEDRGVYESENKYKLGSVRFTGSHDATALAVQNKQVDAGAIDSAIYNQLVESGKIDGDQIKIIWKSDKLFQYPWAVHKDTDEETIKKLQEAFLAIEDKDILNAFGASGFTKATNEDYEFIRKAAIKQGIINE from the coding sequence ATGAAAAAATGGTTTCTTTTATTTTTCGTGATTGCTTTAACTTTAACACTAGCGGCATGCGGGAATTCAGGTGAAGATACAGGCAAGGAGTCTGCTGAAACGTCTGAAGAAAAACCGTTTACGATTGGAGTAATCCCTGCCCAGACTGAGGGCGCAATTGATAAAGCAATGAAAAAGCTGCAAACAATTTTGTCAGAAGAGCTAGACCGAGATGTTTCTGTTGAGGTCTATCCAGATTATAATGGAGTAGTTGAAGCAATGAATTACGACAAAATTGATATGGCCTACTTTGGTCCTTTGACCTATGTCGTTGCTCATGAAAAAAGTGGCGCCCAGGCTATCATCACCCAATTAATTGACGGGGAACCTTTTTATCACTCCTATATTATTACACATGCTGATAATCCATGGACTTCTTTAGAAGATCTATTGAAAAAACCGGAGAAGATTAATTTTGCATTCGGTGATCCAAGTTCTACATCAGGTTCCTTAATCCCAGGAATTGAGCTTGAGGACAGAGGTGTTTATGAATCTGAAAATAAATACAAACTAGGCTCCGTTCGATTTACAGGTTCGCATGATGCAACGGCCTTAGCTGTTCAAAATAAGCAAGTGGACGCTGGAGCGATTGACAGTGCAATTTATAATCAATTAGTCGAGTCAGGTAAAATAGATGGGGATCAAATCAAAATTATTTGGAAATCAGATAAACTCTTCCAGTATCCTTGGGCAGTTCACAAAGATACAGATGAAGAAACCATTAAAAAGCTTCAAGAGGCATTCTTAGCTATTGAAGATAAAGATATTTTAAACGCTTTTGGTGCATCAGGGTTCACAAAAGCAACGAACGAAGATTATGAATTCATCAGGAAAGCAGCAATTAAACAGGGAATTATTAACGAATAG
- a CDS encoding ABC transporter substrate-binding protein → MDRTPLTSTWLTKHELRTPRVILDAFQDYWNAERVPRLERVVFRNDLTKQKALDLCLSTEGNVDIVTNVPPNQADRVQSSSFADLVRVKGNEIIAGVFNRFNIDVDFDSRQLRLAINLAVNRVKLVSEGFNGYADIVPALTPPWAFDFPEGLEAIPHLPEEARRLFPESAWPKGRPLVLATTTDYKKMTYLIADDLKKALNIEVNVFIIPDNQRIEWMTILAEKKLTPNWDILITSASALFLEGTPAFFHREFFGKDGALRASAIPPEFSRLYTRMTAQTEREQLLKAAEDIDRYVYNEVLALFLVSPESLYAVNKQVDFEPYRTTLEFAETSVTNQHWSRM, encoded by the coding sequence ATGGATAGAACACCACTTACATCTACGTGGCTAACAAAGCATGAACTTCGCACGCCAAGGGTTATTCTTGACGCATTCCAAGACTATTGGAATGCTGAACGCGTGCCACGACTCGAACGTGTTGTTTTTCGAAATGATCTTACGAAACAAAAAGCACTTGATTTATGCTTGTCTACAGAGGGCAATGTTGACATTGTGACAAATGTTCCGCCAAACCAGGCAGATCGAGTTCAATCTTCTTCCTTTGCTGATCTTGTAAGGGTAAAAGGGAACGAAATCATTGCAGGTGTATTTAATCGTTTTAATATAGACGTTGATTTCGATAGTAGGCAATTAAGGTTAGCAATCAATCTCGCGGTAAATCGCGTGAAGTTGGTTTCAGAAGGTTTTAACGGCTATGCAGACATTGTCCCCGCCTTAACACCACCATGGGCTTTTGATTTCCCTGAAGGACTAGAAGCCATTCCGCATTTACCTGAGGAAGCTAGAAGACTCTTTCCGGAATCAGCTTGGCCAAAAGGAAGACCACTCGTATTAGCTACAACGACAGACTATAAAAAAATGACCTACCTCATTGCGGATGATTTGAAGAAAGCATTGAATATTGAGGTTAATGTGTTCATCATACCTGATAATCAACGCATAGAATGGATGACTATTCTAGCCGAAAAGAAACTCACTCCAAATTGGGATATTCTTATCACATCGGCTAGTGCACTATTTTTAGAAGGGACACCCGCTTTTTTCCACCGTGAATTTTTTGGAAAAGACGGTGCGCTTCGTGCAAGTGCAATTCCACCCGAGTTCAGTCGTCTGTATACAAGGATGACCGCTCAAACAGAGCGGGAACAATTATTAAAGGCAGCTGAAGATATCGACCGTTACGTCTATAATGAAGTGCTTGCACTATTTCTCGTTTCTCCCGAAAGTCTTTATGCCGTCAATAAACAAGTTGACTTCGAACCCTATAGGACCACACTAGAATTTGCTGAAACAAGCGTTACGAATCAGCATTGGTCCCGGATGTAA
- a CDS encoding peroxiredoxin family protein, which yields MPGWQEFYQKYKNENFELLSVSVDIQGAEVAKPYAQDMPFTTVVDTENKLANLFGFKIVPNGIFIDKNGTIRLIKQGFQVTNDEHVESVRKLIFGEVEKIELDDQYYNPVGAASNVETMLAQTKYKLGMEYANNGKKEDALKELDEALLLDTDNFLIRKQRWYIRYPEKFSPTIDTDWQQKQLEKEKAEEAQLKDELICGPEGCVIPGTFSDTKK from the coding sequence CTGCCTGGATGGCAGGAATTTTATCAGAAATATAAAAACGAGAACTTTGAACTTTTATCCGTATCTGTTGATATCCAGGGGGCGGAGGTAGCTAAACCATACGCACAGGATATGCCTTTTACAACAGTTGTCGATACTGAAAATAAGCTTGCTAATTTATTTGGTTTTAAGATTGTTCCTAATGGTATTTTCATCGACAAGAATGGGACCATTCGCCTTATTAAACAGGGTTTTCAAGTGACAAATGATGAACATGTTGAATCCGTAAGAAAATTAATTTTTGGTGAGGTAGAAAAGATAGAGTTGGATGATCAATATTACAATCCAGTTGGTGCAGCAAGTAATGTAGAAACCATGCTTGCTCAAACAAAGTATAAATTAGGAATGGAATATGCCAATAATGGTAAAAAGGAAGATGCTTTGAAAGAACTCGATGAAGCGTTACTTCTGGATACTGATAACTTCTTAATTCGCAAACAACGTTGGTACATTCGATATCCTGAGAAGTTTTCTCCGACCATTGATACTGATTGGCAACAAAAGCAATTAGAAAAGGAAAAGGCTGAGGAAGCACAATTAAAAGACGAGTTAATTTGTGGACCAGAGGGCTGTGTTATACCTGGTACTTTCTCTGATACTAAAAAATAA
- a CDS encoding polysaccharide deacetylase family protein, whose translation MVDNSRVVYDSTDSNIATKAQKKSQKSIVLTFDDGPSRVLPAILDVLKEENVPATFFWQSRLLYPERPWERVLDEGHLIGTHSTKHLNLVKQPYEKQYQDIRNSVSKIEAITGNKVTYFRPPFGQYNNDTIKAVKKLNLTPILWRVASMDWELKEHPEQIISNVVDNLEDGAIILLHELTQTVGILPALLKAIKEKGYVLANLEID comes from the coding sequence GTGGTCGATAACTCACGGGTCGTGTACGACTCCACAGATTCGAATATCGCCACTAAAGCTCAAAAGAAAAGCCAGAAGTCGATTGTACTCACGTTTGACGATGGCCCAAGCAGGGTACTCCCCGCCATTTTGGATGTGTTAAAAGAGGAGAATGTTCCGGCCACATTTTTTTGGCAATCGCGACTGTTGTACCCTGAAAGACCTTGGGAAAGAGTACTAGATGAAGGGCACTTAATTGGCACGCACTCAACGAAGCACCTTAATCTTGTTAAACAGCCGTACGAAAAACAGTATCAAGATATTAGAAATAGCGTTAGCAAGATTGAAGCAATTACAGGTAACAAAGTAACGTATTTCCGTCCTCCATTTGGTCAATACAACAATGATACAATCAAAGCTGTGAAAAAACTGAATTTGACACCAATTCTATGGAGAGTAGCCTCGATGGATTGGGAATTAAAGGAGCATCCGGAACAAATCATTTCAAATGTAGTCGATAATTTGGAAGATGGCGCAATCATCTTATTACATGAGCTTACACAAACAGTAGGAATTTTACCTGCTTTACTAAAAGCTATTAAGGAAAAAGGCTATGTTTTGGCCAACTTGGAGATTGACTAA
- the selD gene encoding selenide, water dikinase SelD: MSKKEEIIKLTSLSTKGGUGCKIGPEDLAQVLRHLPKSVPDPNLLVGLDTSDDAGVYKINDDTALVQTLDFFTPIVDDPYMFGQIGAANSLSDVYAMGGKPITAMNIVAFPINTLDKSILAEILAGAADKIAESGATLVGGHSIDDQEPKFGLSVTGTVHPDRIKANIGAKPDDRLILTKPIGVGILTTAIKKDLLSNDDLDKVMNVMATLNKYAAETMEGYTVNACTDVTGFGLLGHALEIAEGSNVGITINSKDVPVLPRARELAEQDIIPGGTKKNHSWLAGRIDYDEKVDNLDQLILCDAVTSGGLLISVPESEADTLQEALQTNNVESAIIGVVTSNNSGRLTVI, from the coding sequence ATGTCCAAAAAAGAAGAAATTATAAAACTGACTTCTTTATCTACAAAAGGTGGCTGAGGATGCAAAATTGGTCCTGAAGACCTGGCGCAGGTTCTGCGTCATTTACCTAAATCTGTACCCGACCCAAACTTGCTTGTCGGATTAGATACTTCTGACGATGCTGGTGTTTATAAAATTAATGATGATACTGCTTTAGTTCAGACGCTAGACTTTTTCACCCCAATTGTTGATGATCCGTATATGTTTGGTCAGATTGGTGCCGCGAATTCGTTAAGCGATGTATATGCAATGGGTGGAAAGCCAATCACAGCAATGAATATTGTTGCATTTCCAATCAATACCCTGGATAAAAGCATCCTTGCTGAGATTCTCGCTGGAGCAGCTGACAAAATTGCTGAATCTGGTGCAACATTAGTCGGCGGTCATTCAATCGATGATCAAGAACCCAAATTTGGTCTGTCTGTCACAGGAACAGTCCATCCAGATCGTATAAAAGCAAATATCGGTGCTAAGCCTGATGACAGACTTATTCTTACCAAACCAATTGGTGTTGGTATCTTAACAACTGCCATTAAAAAAGACCTGCTATCTAACGATGATTTGGATAAGGTAATGAATGTTATGGCTACTTTAAACAAATATGCTGCGGAAACAATGGAAGGTTACACTGTGAACGCCTGTACGGACGTGACTGGATTTGGTCTGCTTGGCCACGCACTTGAAATTGCTGAGGGAAGCAACGTTGGAATCACTATTAACAGCAAAGACGTTCCTGTTTTACCAAGGGCAAGAGAACTTGCAGAGCAGGACATTATTCCAGGTGGAACGAAAAAGAATCATTCATGGCTTGCAGGTCGAATTGATTATGATGAAAAAGTCGATAACCTTGATCAACTCATTCTTTGTGATGCTGTTACTTCTGGCGGACTACTAATATCAGTACCTGAATCCGAGGCAGATACTTTACAGGAGGCATTACAAACCAACAATGTTGAATCTGCAATTATCGGAGTGGTTACTAGTAATAATTCAGGCAGGCTTACAGTAATCTAA
- a CDS encoding NAD-dependent epimerase/dehydratase family protein, translated as MKVLVTGGKGFIGRPVVAALLAADYEVAIIDYRTDSPNIPNTRCHSVDICNDKEVDQVFNMERPEYVIHLAAQVNVNNSLENPGFDAKSNILGTINILECCRKYNVQKIIYASTAAVYGEPIYLGIDEEHPVEPISFYGLSKLSAERYILSFSKLYQMKFTILRYSNVYGPTSSHKETDDVISLFHNRLLENKAPIIYGDGNQTRDYIYVSDVADANLAAIKQADNQILNISTNKPTTLNELVALLSHFTDKKNPPQYVDNRDGDIIHSYLDNTKALSQLDWKINYPLESGLGTFYTNQNRGE; from the coding sequence ATGAAGGTTCTTGTGACCGGCGGCAAAGGTTTTATAGGCAGACCTGTTGTTGCTGCATTATTGGCTGCGGATTATGAGGTTGCCATCATCGACTATCGGACTGATTCACCAAATATCCCAAACACCAGGTGTCATTCTGTTGATATTTGCAATGATAAGGAAGTTGATCAGGTTTTCAATATGGAACGACCAGAATACGTTATCCACCTTGCAGCTCAGGTTAATGTAAATAATTCATTAGAAAACCCGGGATTTGATGCAAAATCTAATATCTTGGGTACAATTAACATTCTCGAATGCTGCAGGAAATATAATGTCCAAAAAATCATATATGCCTCAACAGCAGCCGTTTATGGTGAACCGATTTATTTAGGGATTGACGAGGAACATCCAGTGGAACCGATATCTTTTTATGGTTTATCCAAACTTTCTGCTGAACGGTACATACTATCTTTTTCAAAGTTATATCAAATGAAGTTTACCATTTTGCGGTATTCTAACGTCTATGGACCAACTTCCAGCCATAAAGAGACAGACGATGTAATTTCTCTATTCCATAATCGTCTTTTAGAAAACAAGGCACCTATTATTTATGGTGATGGAAATCAAACTAGAGATTACATTTATGTAAGCGACGTAGCTGACGCAAATCTGGCAGCGATTAAACAGGCAGACAACCAAATTTTAAACATCAGCACGAATAAGCCTACTACATTAAACGAATTAGTGGCATTGTTAAGTCATTTTACAGATAAAAAAAACCCGCCTCAATATGTTGATAACCGAGACGGTGATATCATTCATAGTTATTTAGACAATACAAAAGCATTAAGCCAGCTAGACTGGAAAATTAATTATCCACTAGAATCAGGATTAGGTACTTTCTATACAAATCAAAACCGAGGTGAGTAG
- the phnC gene encoding phosphonate ABC transporter ATP-binding protein, with protein MLELKNLSVRYQGNLQDALSTINLSFTQGEFVCILGKSGAGKSTLVRCINGLQKPTDGEIIWGSSTLSQMNEEQLRKVRKEMGMIFQHFNLVPRLSVLQNVMTGMFGYRHTFKNLVGWFTKEEIDQAKQVIADVGLSDMIDRKVERLSGGQKQRVGIARSILQNPKLLLGDEPVSSLDPGTSIHIFNLLTEMHQRHGLLTIINVHDVELAKRYATRILALKDGEVSFDGKPEDFDEKEYDNTYVSSSNPVTI; from the coding sequence TTGCTAGAGCTGAAAAACTTATCTGTACGATATCAAGGTAACCTGCAGGATGCACTTTCAACTATTAACCTGTCATTTACTCAAGGTGAATTCGTTTGTATACTCGGAAAAAGCGGTGCAGGCAAGTCAACGCTGGTCCGGTGTATCAATGGTCTGCAAAAACCAACTGACGGAGAAATAATTTGGGGTTCCTCCACATTATCTCAAATGAACGAGGAACAGCTAAGAAAAGTACGCAAAGAAATGGGAATGATTTTCCAACATTTTAATTTAGTACCCCGTCTATCTGTCTTACAAAATGTTATGACCGGAATGTTTGGTTACCGTCATACCTTTAAAAACCTGGTTGGATGGTTTACCAAGGAAGAAATCGATCAGGCAAAACAAGTGATTGCAGATGTCGGACTATCTGACATGATTGATCGGAAGGTTGAGCGTCTAAGCGGTGGACAAAAACAACGAGTAGGAATTGCCCGATCTATTTTGCAGAATCCGAAATTACTACTCGGTGATGAGCCAGTCTCCAGTCTTGACCCTGGTACATCGATCCATATTTTCAATCTGCTCACTGAAATGCATCAACGTCATGGGCTGCTGACTATTATTAATGTACATGATGTTGAATTAGCTAAGAGATATGCAACGCGCATATTGGCACTGAAAGACGGTGAAGTGAGCTTCGATGGGAAACCTGAGGACTTCGATGAAAAAGAATACGATAATACGTATGTATCATCGTCAAATCCAGTTACCATCTAA
- the phnE gene encoding phosphonate ABC transporter, permease protein PhnE yields MRLTEFDLSKFKDFRNMIHFLSQWFPMDTSNLSGILQDSLLTFAMAFLGSFLGLLIALPISFIAAWNTAPSKFLYHITRFVLSFVRSIPEIVFGLVLLTTLGLGPFPAVLAIMLHNIGVLGKLIGELIEASDPGPQEAMKAVGGKKWFANLFSILPQIWPNVLSNYFYRFEVAVRTSLILGFIGGGGIGQRLFNDFKTFQYSSVSLDVFIIMIMVIAIDLFGSYVRKKVI; encoded by the coding sequence ATGAGACTAACAGAATTCGACTTATCTAAGTTTAAAGATTTTCGTAACATGATCCATTTTTTATCACAATGGTTTCCAATGGATACTTCTAACTTGTCAGGAATCTTACAGGACAGTTTATTAACGTTTGCTATGGCCTTCTTAGGAAGTTTTTTGGGTTTACTTATCGCCCTTCCTATTAGTTTTATTGCAGCGTGGAATACTGCACCATCTAAATTTCTTTATCATATAACGAGATTTGTATTAAGCTTTGTTCGCTCCATTCCGGAAATCGTTTTTGGCTTAGTACTGTTAACAACGCTGGGACTCGGGCCATTCCCAGCTGTTCTGGCTATTATGCTCCACAATATTGGCGTTCTAGGAAAGTTGATCGGCGAGCTAATCGAAGCATCAGACCCTGGACCACAAGAAGCAATGAAGGCTGTTGGAGGGAAAAAATGGTTTGCTAATTTGTTTAGCATCCTCCCTCAGATTTGGCCAAATGTGTTGTCCAATTATTTTTATCGATTTGAAGTTGCGGTTCGAACCTCACTAATATTAGGATTCATCGGTGGCGGCGGAATAGGTCAGCGCTTATTCAATGATTTTAAAACGTTCCAATACTCATCCGTTTCACTAGATGTTTTCATCATAATGATTATGGTGATCGCTATTGACTTATTTGGCAGTTATGTACGAAAAAAGGTTATTTAA
- a CDS encoding glycosyltransferase family 4 protein, translating to MKVILATPNFHQPRGNTVTVKRIAEGLEKLGIETEVISMTEDNPVTALPSADIVHGFHAYRFYKFKEQLDEKITNFVITLTGTDLNHDLFNENKRTDVLSCLTEAKIIHVFDKDAKSTLINELPNLESKIAVVHQGTSEFPVEKPGINKEKDTFLFVLPAGIRKVKNIPAAIKMLNKLHTKFPMIRLWLVGPIIEEEEGKIVKDLVTENKDWIKYIGQVDHSQMGTIYNQADTILNTSHSEGQSSAILEGMGHGIPVLVAGNQGNRSIVSDGQTGLVYNTSNQFLDYAEQIMNNIELRKELVIAAKNYISKTHSSTYEAEHLLSLYKSSVQ from the coding sequence TTGAAGGTTATATTAGCAACACCTAATTTCCACCAACCACGCGGCAATACTGTCACTGTAAAACGAATAGCTGAAGGACTTGAGAAATTAGGAATTGAAACAGAAGTTATTTCTATGACTGAAGATAACCCAGTTACCGCGCTCCCCTCAGCGGATATAGTACATGGCTTTCATGCCTATCGCTTTTACAAATTCAAGGAACAATTAGATGAAAAGATTACTAACTTTGTCATAACCCTGACCGGCACCGATCTAAACCATGATTTATTTAATGAGAACAAGCGGACTGATGTACTTTCCTGTCTGACCGAAGCAAAGATTATTCATGTTTTTGATAAAGATGCTAAATCTACATTAATAAACGAGCTCCCAAACCTTGAGTCGAAAATAGCTGTGGTTCACCAGGGGACAAGTGAATTTCCAGTAGAAAAGCCAGGAATTAATAAGGAAAAGGATACATTTCTTTTCGTTCTACCAGCCGGCATAAGAAAAGTAAAAAACATCCCTGCTGCAATTAAAATGCTTAATAAGCTACATACCAAGTTTCCAATGATTCGCCTTTGGTTAGTTGGGCCTATAATTGAAGAGGAAGAAGGAAAAATCGTCAAAGATCTCGTTACTGAAAATAAAGATTGGATCAAATATATTGGTCAGGTAGACCATTCTCAAATGGGTACTATTTATAATCAAGCAGATACTATCCTGAACACTTCCCATTCTGAAGGCCAATCCTCTGCTATATTGGAAGGGATGGGACATGGAATACCTGTACTTGTTGCCGGTAACCAGGGTAATCGCAGTATTGTGTCAGATGGTCAAACTGGTTTAGTATATAATACCTCAAATCAATTTCTTGATTATGCGGAGCAAATCATGAATAATATCGAGTTAAGAAAAGAATTGGTAATTGCTGCTAAAAACTATATTTCCAAGACTCATTCTAGCACATATGAAGCTGAGCATTTGCTATCATTATATAAAAGTTCCGTGCAATAA
- the selB gene encoding selenocysteine-specific translation elongation factor yields MDTSYFTIGMAGHIDHGKTTLTKALTNIDTDRLRAEKERNISIELGFAPLELENGVQASIVDVPGHERFIRQMIAGVAGIDLVVLVIAADEGVMPQTKEHLEILGFLGIERCIVAISKLDQVEQELLEIVEEDIKSELAGSIFEQAPFVYVDSLSGNGIIQLKKVISTELKSVEKRNSKGAFRLPIDQVFTVQGQGTIVRGTIYEGMIQKGSQLTIMPKGHRVKARQIQVHNKEVDVARAGQRTAINLGGGDKETIQRGDVLVNSDHFLRSKTIDVTMKFVDEIASPLKQRSPVRLYIGTSEVLGKIVFFDRNEMKDGSEEVVCQIRLEEEIVIRRGDRFILRRPTPVETLGGGWVIQPNGGKYRFGEKTIKMLQTKKAGTPEDLIQDVLSEQILLDKKKLIQLTSLDETEIDAAITAGLEKEMFIEPSSNKYALTRTLTKLKNEIIHELESYQEQYPMRQGMGKAELIQLLGKSYPKTFIDYCLSRLIAEDTLYKPSQFIAVSSFQPHLPKKWETRMKEVIKRLEDDGIKPEKWKEYIKETPLSEADANELSGYLLHTKQVYQLTEDILIHQSAVERALTDLKEQTGSSFKLNEAKDALGISRKYLIPLLELLDRLNITTRQEDVRVWN; encoded by the coding sequence ATGGATACTTCATATTTTACAATCGGAATGGCTGGCCATATCGATCACGGAAAAACAACGTTGACAAAAGCGTTAACCAATATAGATACAGATCGTTTAAGGGCCGAAAAGGAGAGAAATATATCAATCGAATTAGGGTTTGCTCCCTTAGAACTGGAAAACGGAGTCCAGGCTTCGATTGTGGATGTACCCGGACATGAACGTTTTATCAGGCAAATGATTGCGGGGGTTGCTGGTATCGACTTAGTTGTTTTGGTTATTGCAGCAGACGAAGGCGTAATGCCCCAAACAAAGGAGCATTTAGAAATTTTAGGGTTTCTGGGTATCGAGCGTTGTATCGTAGCTATTTCAAAGCTGGATCAAGTGGAGCAGGAGCTGCTAGAAATTGTTGAAGAAGATATAAAATCGGAATTAGCTGGTTCTATCTTTGAACAGGCTCCATTTGTCTATGTTGACAGCTTATCAGGGAATGGCATAATTCAGTTGAAAAAGGTGATTTCCACTGAATTAAAATCAGTTGAGAAACGTAATTCCAAAGGGGCATTTCGACTGCCAATCGATCAGGTGTTCACTGTACAGGGACAAGGAACGATTGTCAGAGGTACAATCTATGAAGGGATGATTCAAAAAGGAAGTCAGCTGACTATTATGCCAAAGGGCCATCGTGTAAAAGCTCGACAAATTCAAGTACATAACAAGGAAGTGGATGTGGCTCGAGCAGGGCAGCGGACAGCAATCAATCTTGGCGGTGGAGACAAAGAAACCATTCAACGCGGAGATGTGCTAGTCAATTCAGACCATTTTTTGAGGTCAAAGACGATTGATGTCACGATGAAATTTGTTGATGAAATAGCATCACCACTTAAACAGCGATCGCCAGTTCGACTGTATATAGGAACTTCAGAAGTATTGGGTAAAATTGTATTCTTTGATCGAAATGAAATGAAAGATGGGTCTGAGGAGGTAGTTTGCCAAATCAGGCTGGAGGAAGAAATTGTGATACGACGTGGAGATCGATTTATCCTAAGGCGGCCAACACCAGTAGAAACGCTTGGCGGCGGATGGGTTATCCAGCCCAATGGTGGTAAATATCGTTTCGGGGAAAAAACGATAAAGATGCTTCAAACTAAAAAAGCAGGCACACCAGAAGATTTAATCCAGGATGTCCTGTCAGAGCAGATACTATTAGATAAGAAGAAACTTATCCAATTAACATCGCTGGATGAAACGGAAATAGATGCTGCAATCACTGCTGGTTTGGAAAAAGAAATGTTTATCGAACCGTCTAGTAACAAATATGCTTTGACAAGAACCTTAACTAAATTAAAAAATGAAATCATTCATGAGTTAGAGAGCTATCAGGAACAATATCCAATGCGCCAGGGAATGGGAAAGGCTGAGCTTATTCAGCTGTTAGGAAAAAGTTATCCCAAAACATTTATTGATTATTGTTTAAGCAGACTTATTGCGGAGGATACTCTGTATAAACCCAGTCAATTTATTGCAGTATCTTCATTTCAACCCCATTTACCGAAAAAATGGGAAACTAGAATGAAAGAGGTTATCAAAAGGCTTGAAGACGATGGAATTAAACCCGAAAAATGGAAGGAATACATCAAAGAAACCCCTTTGTCAGAAGCTGATGCAAACGAATTAAGTGGGTATTTGCTTCATACGAAACAAGTATATCAATTAACGGAGGATATTCTAATCCATCAATCGGCTGTTGAGCGTGCTTTAACTGACCTGAAGGAACAAACAGGTAGTTCATTTAAATTAAATGAAGCAAAAGATGCTCTTGGAATTTCCCGCAAATACTTAATCCCGCTTTTGGAGTTGTTGGATAGGTTAAACATAACTACTCGCCAGGAGGATGTGCGTGTTTGGAATTAG
- a CDS encoding ABC transporter substrate-binding protein, translated as MDSKNDTSNLPAPKGMIYVYDPSPLNWLYVLFNSMEELVRADPLGRVIPNLAKKANWVNDLTLELPLQKGVVFQDGGPFTARTVQNSFNQLHQWAAPHPPGTWLNLPEETTLETVDNYTVRFHFPYPSGLAKAKLRAVHMANNLFFNKLGFGYVTQGSGEGHW; from the coding sequence ATGGATTCTAAGAATGATACCAGCAACCTCCCTGCACCTAAAGGCATGATTTACGTTTATGACCCATCGCCACTTAATTGGTTGTATGTGCTTTTTAATTCCATGGAAGAGTTAGTTAGGGCAGATCCGCTTGGACGGGTTATTCCCAACCTTGCTAAAAAAGCAAATTGGGTGAATGACCTTACACTTGAACTACCTTTGCAAAAAGGCGTTGTATTCCAGGATGGTGGGCCTTTCACAGCGCGGACTGTCCAAAACAGCTTTAACCAATTGCATCAATGGGCTGCACCTCATCCTCCAGGTACCTGGCTGAATCTGCCTGAAGAAACAACACTTGAAACGGTGGATAACTATACGGTACGTTTTCACTTTCCGTATCCCTCTGGCTTAGCGAAGGCCAAATTACGTGCCGTGCATATGGCAAATAATTTATTTTTTAATAAACTTGGGTTTGGCTATGTTACCCAAGGTAGCGGCGAGGGACATTGGTGA
- a CDS encoding thioredoxin family protein, with product MLRPVVSEVAEELDTVEFYYVDVDESSDLAGEFGVQSIPTMVLIKDGKEADRSVGFVPEERVKEFAQS from the coding sequence ATGTTGAGGCCGGTGGTCTCTGAAGTAGCTGAAGAGCTTGATACTGTTGAATTTTATTATGTGGATGTAGACGAGTCATCCGATTTAGCCGGTGAATTTGGTGTACAAAGTATTCCGACCATGGTTTTGATTAAGGATGGAAAAGAGGCAGACCGTTCAGTTGGGTTTGTACCTGAAGAAAGAGTGAAGGAATTCGCTCAATCTTAA